The following proteins come from a genomic window of Rutidosis leptorrhynchoides isolate AG116_Rl617_1_P2 unplaced genomic scaffold, CSIRO_AGI_Rlap_v1 contig269, whole genome shotgun sequence:
- the LOC139882421 gene encoding uncharacterized protein yields MFDLLDPSAWVSLNIGLWIAWKNRNDAWAKELCATPRSSATLVAQAQLPRPDIRWLPPSQGWVKINSDAALFKDSGQWGLGMVLRDHRGVTLCYKSVYEQGFMDISYAECTALLQGVLLAVSLGFSHVIFESDAMLVVNDAASTGTSFLSCRDVIDRIRSLAKDFVSCKFPFVPRSCNKLAHRIANSRSNGQDVLPPYLTDTDSL; encoded by the exons ATGTTCGATTTACTGGATCCATCTGCTTGGGTTTCGCTGAACATTGGTTTATGGATTGCTTGGAAAAATCGTAATGATGCGTGGGCCAAGGAACTATGCGCAACTCCAAGATCTTCGGCAACCCTTGTTGCACAG GCACAACTCCCTCGGCCTGATATCAGATGGCTTCCTCCGAGTCAAGGTTGGGTAAAAATCAACTCGGATGCTGCACTATTCAAAGACTCGGGTCAATGGGGGCTGGGAATGGTGTTGCGCGATCACAGGGGAGTCACCTTATGCTACAAATCAGTTTACGAGCAGGGCTTCATGGACATCTCCTATGCCGAATGCACCGCTTTGTTACAGGGAGTTTTACTAGCTGTTTCCCTTGGCTTTTCTCATGTTATTTTTGAATCCGATGCGATGTTGGTAGTTAACGATGCTGCGAGCACCGGAACCTCCTTTTTGTCATGCAGGGATGTTATTGATAGGATTAGATCTTTAGCCAAGGATTTTGTATCTTGTAAATTTCCTTTTGTGCCAAGATCTTGTAATAAACTTGCCCATCGCATTGCGAACTCTAGAAGCAATGGGCAAGATGTATTACCTCCATATTTGACGGATACAGACAGTCTCTAA
- the LOC139882422 gene encoding ethylene-responsive transcription factor LEP-like yields MSSSPSTPSSKTKRKHTQQSNNNSPQQDTIRFLGVRRRPWGRYAAEIRDPTTKERHWLGTFDTAEEAALAYDRAARSMRGFKARTNFVYSDMPPGSSVTAIISPDESQHDMSALLFPPQPQPYLTNHNNVMSTQQLCFDQTNNIQQQPFLNTNEITLAQNMNWWTGPVQESSNSVGSGYGYYPKEDSIELPPLPQDMSSSSYCWSEDNNIINSNTISLLDSSNGFDYGANLNFGFEPVQQHSPLFSRMPSVSDHQTVTDGFDLGFSTSSSYFF; encoded by the coding sequence ATGTCTTCGTCACCGTCCACACCATCTTCCAAAACCAAAAGAAAACATACACAACAAAGCAACAACAACAGCCCACAACAAGACACGATAAGATTCCTTGGAGTTCGAAGAAGGCCATGGGGAAGATACGCCGCCGAAATACGTGACCCCACCACCAAAGAAAGGCATTGGCTCGGAACATTCGACACCGCGGAGGAAGCCGCTTTAGCTTACGACAGAGCCGCACGCTCCATGCGTGGCTTTAAAGCTCGAACCAATTTCGTCTACTCCGACATGCCACCTGGCTCCTCTGTAACCGCAATCATCTCCCCTGACGAATCACAGCATGACATGTCAGCACTCCTCTTCCCTCCCCAGCCCCAACCGTACTTGACCAATCATAATAATGTCATGAGTACCCAGCAACTATGTTTTGATCAGACAAACAATATTCAACAGCAGCCCTTTCTCAATACTAATGAAATTACCTTAGCCCAAAATATGAATTGGTGGACCGGTCCGGTTCAAGAGAGTAGTAATTCGGTTGGGTCGGGTTATGGGTATTATCCTAAAGAGGATTCGATTGAGCTGCCACCATTGCCACAAGACATGAGTAGTAGCTCCTATTGTTGGAGTgaggataataatattattaatagtaatacaaTTAGCCTTTTGGATAGCTCGAATGGTTTCGATTATGGAGCGAATTTGAATTTTGGATTTGAACCGGTTCAGCAGCATAGCCCACTGTTTAGCAGGATGCCGTCGGTTTCTGATCATCAAACCGTAACTGATGGGTTTGATTTGGGCTTTTCCACTTCCTCATCTTACTTCTTCTGA
- the LOC139882428 gene encoding nudix hydrolase 13, mitochondrial-like, whose translation MSSLPVARVGRHKQRYQDHLRLVSGCIPYRFEKNDEELKCHVENRVRVLMISTPNRDDLVFPKGGWETDETVREAACREALEEAGVRGILSESPLGMWEFRSKSRENSSSLKGGCRGYMFALKVTEELDSWPEQSTYCRKWLTAEDAFKFCRYDWMRESLANFLTCLDEEMIIGATREILELPNIPPDTGADHQILPQSYFEKPSAVQHLETSSTKCIVQG comes from the exons ATGTCGTCTTTACCAGTTGCAAGAGTAGGAAGACACAAACAACGCTACCAAGATCATCTCAGGCTGGTCTCCGG GTGTATTCCTTATAGGTTTGAGAAGAACGATGAAGAACTTAAGTGCCATGTGGAAAACAGGGTTCGTGTGCTCATGATTTCTACTCCAAACCGTGATGATCTTGTGTTCCCAAAG GGCGGGTGGGAGACCGATGAAACTGTTAGGGAAGCAGCTTGCCGAGAGGCTTTGGAAGAAGCTGGAGTGAGGGGAATTCTCAGT GAAAGTCCACTGGGGATGTGGGAATTTAGAAGCAAGAGCAGAGAAAATAGCTCCAGCCTAAAAGGAGGTTGTCGAGGTTATATGTTTGCTTTGAAGGTGACTGAAGAGCTCGATTCTTGGCCTGAGCAGTCTACTTATTGTAGAAAATGG CTAACTGCAGAGGATGCGTTTAAATTCTGTCGATATGATTGGATGAGGGAATCCCTTGCAAACTTTTTGACCTGTCTTGATGAAGAAATGATAATCGGGGCAACAAGAGAAATATTGGAGCTTCCAAACATCCCACCAGATACTGGAGCAGACCATCAAATCCTACCACAAAGCTATTTCGAGAAGCCGTCAGCCGTGCAGCATCTCGAAACTTCTAGTACGAAATGTATTGTACAGGGTTGA